The genomic region ACCAGAACAATTTCCCCGCCCCCTACCAGACTGGACCGGTAGGTTCGTTTTGCCTCGGCGGCTGTTGCCAGAACAGCTTCGCTCCGGCGTCTCTTCTCGGCGGCTGAAATCGGGCCGGCAAGGCCGGCTGCCCCGGTGCCCCTCCGGACCGAGAAGGGAAAGGTGTGGACATGACCAAAGCGGATATCTCGTATCGCCAGAAGGCTCTCCTCAAAGTCCTTTTCGGTCTCTCCGGGAAACCCCACAATAATATCGGTGGTCACATTGAAGAGAGGAGTCTCCCGGCGCAGGCCCTCGATCATTCTCCGGTAAGTCTCGCTGGTGTAGGTTCGGTTCATCGCTCTCAGTATTCGGTCGCTTCCGCTCTGCAGGCACAAATGGAGGTGCGGGGTCATGCGGGGGTGTGCAAAGAGTTCCAGAAAATCCGGGGTCAGCTGGTCGGGTTCCAGGGAGGATATCCGCAGGCGAAACGACCCGGGAAGCTCCAGCAGATCCCGCACCAGGGCAGGGAAGGGCATCTCCTCCCGGGGGCACCGGTAGCGGCTCATATTGACCCCTGTCAGCACCAGCTCGCGGGCTCCCCCGTCCAGGGCCTGGCGGGCCTCTTCCAGCACCGCCCGGGCAGGACGGCTCGCTCCGGGTCCCCGTACAAAGGGAATGATGCAGAAGGAGCAAAAATTGTCGCATCCATCCTGGATTTTTATGTTGGTTCGGGTGTGGAAGAGTTGCTCCGGCGTAGCAAAGCCGAAGATATCCTGTGCGAGTTCCCGGGGATCCAGGATCTCCCCGGCGAGATGGGCCTCCAGAAGGTGGGGGATTGAGCTCTTTCTGCTGTTATCCACCAGGTATACCCGGTCGCTTCCCGGCGAAAAATCGGGGCTGCTCTCCACAAAACACCCCGTGAGGATCACCGGTGCCGTCGGAGGAGCCTGGCGCAGAATGCGGTAGAGCACGTTGCGGCTCTTTCGGTCAGCCTTGTTTGTTACGGTGCAGGTGTTGATCACGTAGGCGTCGGCGCGAGGGTCTTCCTGAAACGCCACGGGATGCCAGCCGCGCTTGCTAAGGGTTGTGGCGATCGAGTCAGTCTCGTACTGGTTCAGTTTGCATCCCAGCGTCTCGAAGGCGACCTTCACAGAAGGATGTCTCCCTGAGGTATGGCAAGGGCCTGTTCAGAGGTGCCGGGGGCGATACCAGAGGAAGGCAGAATCTCGCCAGCCACCGAAAGGGGGCGTGCGTCGGTGATGCGAACCGTTACAAAGGACCCCGGTTCGATGTTTCCCGGGTCGGTCATGCGTACGGGGATTCGTCCCTCGGTTTTTCCGCTGAGAAAGCCTGGTTTTCGGTCGAAGCCGTCCACAAGAACCCGTTGGGTTGTTCCCGGGAGCGACCGGGTGAAAGCGCCTGAGGTTTCTTCCAGAATGCGGGTGAGCCTGTGGAGCCGCTCTTTCTTGATCTCCTGGGGCACGTCGTCGGCCCAGCGGGAGCTGACTGCCCCCGGGCGCGGCGAGTATTGGGCGATGTAGGCCATATTAAAGCGAAACTCCTCCATGGCTGCGCAGGTATTCAGGAACTGCTCCTCGGTCTCGCCGGTGAACCCCACGATGATATCGGTAAAGAGCGTCGCCCCCGGCAGGATGCGCCCGATCGAGTCGGTAACAGATCGGTAATCCCGGAGCTGGTAATTTCGGTTCATCCTGGTCAGGACGGTATCGTCGCCGCTTTGCAGGGGAAGGTGGATCTGTTTTGCCAGGGTCGGGTAGGCGGCAATCTTCTCCAGCACATCCTCTTTCATATCTCTGGGGTGCGGAGAGGTGAAATAGACCCACAGGGGGTGTCCCCGGGTGAGGGCGCCTATCCGGTCCAGAAGCTCGGGGAAGGTGATCTCCCGGCTGTGGCGGTCCAGACCGTAGCTGTTTACGTTCTGGCCCAGCAAGGTGATGGTGCGGTAGCCACGATCCAGAAGCGTTTCAATCTCCCGCAGGATCTCGCCGCTTGGCCTCGAGACCTCGCGCCCCCGGGTATAGGGTACGGCGCAGAACGTGCAGAATTTATCGCAGCCGTTCTGGATAGGCACGTAGGCCTCAAAGGAAGAGCTGTATGTGGGAGGCACCTTCCAGTAGGAGTCCAGGCCTGTCTCGCTCGGGGGGGGCGGTTCGTCCCGAAGAGCCGGGAACGTTCCGTTCAGTGCGGTGGTTACCCCGTACTGGCGGAGCATCTGGGGGAGTTGGGGCAGATCCTGAATCGAAAAAATCAGGTCGAACCGCCCCAGAAGTTTCCGGTGATCTTCGGGAAGGATGCACCCCGAAGCGAAGGTAATCAGAGGCCGGTGCTCTTTCCATTGATTCCACTTGTGGATCTTGCTATATACTTTGTCGATCGCTTTTTGCCGAACCGAGCAGGCCACCAATCCGATAAGGTCGGCCTCTTCTTCTTTCTGGCAGGAGGTGTATCCCGCCTCCTCCAGAACGGTGCGGATGCGCTCGGCATCGGAGAGGTTCATCTGGCATCCCAGAGGGAGTAAGTAGTAGTACATTCAATTCTTCTCGCTTGTGCAGTAACCGTCTGTGCACAGTAATTTTGGTTGTCCAGTAATATGGTAATATATTTTGCGGAGCGTATAAAGCGTACGAACAGGCACGGCCGAGACTCGATGATATCCGGTGAACTCCCTCAGAATCAACAGGGGCGACGGTCCCGCCAGGAGAGGGTTTTTTCTCTGTCTCCCCTTCGAAGAGGTTGACACTTTTTTCGGGAACTGATACCTTCCGTCCAGCCTGACAGTCGCCCTTGTAGCTCAGTCGGTAGAGCACATCCATGGTAAGGATGGGGTCATCGGTTCAAATCCGATCGAGGGCTGCGGCGGACTCGCTGTGCGGGTCCGTTTTTTATAGGCCAGTAGCTCCAATTGGTAGAGCGCCGGTCTCCAAAACCGGATGTTGCGGGTTCGAATCCTGCCTGGCCTGTCTCTCGGCGGGGTTGCGTGCGCCGTTCTGGGATCGAGCGAGGAGTCATTGGTGAAAAAACTAGTCGAATTTATCAGGAACAGTTACGCAGAGCTTAAAAAGGTAACGTGGCCCTCGCAGGAAGAAGTAGCGTCTTCTACCCGGGTGGTCCTGGTTTCCGTTCTTATCTTTGCAGTCATTCTCGGTGCGCTGGATTACTTCTTCCTCGCCGGGATTGATTTTCTCTTCTGATCGCTGCTATTCTGGAGCGATACATTATGGCAAAAAACTGGTACGTGCTTCACACCTACTCGGGCTACGAGAACAAGATAGAGAGATCTATCCGTATGCTCATGGAGGAAGGGAAGCTGGGGGATGCGGTGATCGATATCAAGGTCCCCGCAGAAGATGTGGAGGAACGCACAAAAGACGGCAAGCGTCGCGTCACAAGCAAGAAGTTTCTCCCCGGTTACGTCCTGCTGGAGATGGATTTTCCGGAGGTTGGCTGGAACTCTGTTCTGGCCCAGATCAAGCGCATTAACGGGGTCACTGGGTTTGTTGGTTCTGCCCCGGGTGCAAAGCCCCGGCCTATCTCCCAGGAGGAGGCTCGGGTTATCCTGCAAAAGACCGGTGAGATCAAGGGTGATTCCGTGCACCGCCAGAAGGACTCCTTCGTTCAGGGCGAGACGGTTCGCATCACCGAAGGGCCGTTTAACACCTTTACCGGTGTTGTTGAAGAAGCAAATAACGAAAAATCCAAGCTTCGGGTTACGGTGGGGATCTTTGGAAGGTCAACACCCGTGGAGCTCGATTTTTCTCAAGTTGAAAAAATTTAAGTCGTTTCTGCGTCTGGGTTTTTGCATATGTGTTTTGCATATATAAAAACCTGGTGGGAGTCGCCCGGGCACAGGATGCGCCGGGGACGGTAGAACCACGAGGGAGGTTGTATGGCTAAGAAGAAGGTAGTGGCGCAGATCAAGCTGCAGGTGCCTGCCGGAAAGGCAACACCGGCTCCTCCGGTTGGTCCCGCTCTGGGACCTCACGGGGTGAGCGCACCGCAGTTTGTTCAGCAGTTTAACGATGTTACAAAGAATTATGAGCCCGGTCTCACAATTCCCGTAATCATCTCGGTTTTCTCCGATCGGTCTTTCACGTTTGTCACCAAAACGCCTCCGGCGGCGGTGCTGATCAAGAAAGCTCTTGGTCTGGCCAAGGGGTCGGGCGAGCCCAACAAGGCCAAGGTCGGAACAATTACCCGGGCCCAGCTGGAGGAGATCGCCAACACAAAGATGGCCGATCTGAACGCGAATGACCTGGATTCCGCGGTGAAGATTATCGCCGGGACTGCCCGTAGCATGGGCGTTGAGGTGGAGGCCTAGTATGAAGCGGGGAAAGAAATACCGAGAGGCGCTTGCAAAGATTGATCGGACCAGAAACTACCCCCTCTCCGAGGCGGTCGCTCTGGTGAAGGAAACAGCCTTTGCAAAGTTCGACGAGACGATTGAGCTCTCCATGAACCTGAACCTGAAAAAGAGTCAGACCGTTCGGGATACCCTGGTTTTGCCGAACCAGTTTACTGGTGACAAGAAGATTCTGGTTTTTGCCAAGGGTGATAAGGCGGAAGAGGCTCGCGCTGCCGGTGCCGCCTTTGTGGGCGACGATGACCTGATCGAAAAAATTAAAGGCGGATGGCTTGATTTTGACGTGGCCGTTGCCACGCCCGACATGATGAAAGATGTGGGTCGTCTGGGTCCTGTGCTGGGTCGTCGAGGGTTGATGCCCAACCCCAAAACCCAGACCGTTACCATGGATATCACGGGGGCACTGGCTGAACTCCAGAAAGGTCGGGTCGAGTTTCGTTCCGACAAGACCGGGGTTGTTCATATCGCCGTTGGAAAAGCCTCCATGGAGCCTTCTGCTGTCGAGGAAAACGTCCGTGTGATCGTTTCCGAGGTAGAGAAGCGCAGACCCCCCGAGGCGAAGGGTGTCTTTGTGAAGACTGTTGCAATTTCTTCGACGATGGGTCCCGGCGTCCGGGTCTCAATGGGAGACTGACATGAAACAAGGTTACGAGACGCGAGTTAACGAAAACAAGGTTAATGCTGTTGACGCCCTGAAGGAGCTCTTCTCCGGCGCCAGCGATTACATCTTTACAGATTATCGGGGGCTTACGGTATCCCAGATTTCGGAGCTTCGGACGAAATTGCGGGAGAACGGCGCAGATTTTCGGGTTGTAAAAAACCGTTTCGCCAGGATCGCTTTTCAGCAGATGGAGAAGCCCGATGTGGCGGATTATCTCTCGGGCCCCACGGCAGTTGCCCTGGCTCCCGATGATTCCGCCCCCGTGGTGAAGGCCATGGTGGATTTCTCCAAGGGCGCTCCCCTGCAACTCAAGGGCGCGCTTGTGGCCGGGCAGGTCTACAACGCCGAGCAGGCTGTCGCTTTCAGCAAGCTTCCCAGCAGGGACGAGCTTATTGCTCAGCTTATGAGCGTGATGCAGGCGCCGGTTCAGAACTTCGTCTATGCTGTTAACGGTGTGCCCACCAAGCTGGTGCGGACCCTCCAGGCAGTGGCGGATCAAAAAGCAGAGGGTTGACCCTCACAGAAACAGGGAATCAACCGGCGTTAGTCTTCGCGATTGTTGCCTGCTATCGCCGGATACATTTTGAAAGGAGAAGGTAATATGGCAGCTACAAAAGAGGAAATCCTCGAAGCTATTGCAGGGATGACCGTGCTCGAAGTAAGCGAGCTGGTCAAGATGATGGAAGAGAAGTTTGGTGTTACTGCGGCGGCTCCCGTTGCGGTCGCTGCGGCTGGTGCTGGTGCTCCCGCCGAAGAGGCTGTAGAAGAGCAGACCGAGTTCGACGTCATTCTGAAGGGTGTCAAAGACGGCACCAAGATTCAGGTTATCAAGGCAGTTCGGACCGTAGTAACCGGTCTCGGTCTCAAGGAAGCCAAAGAGCTCGTGGAGGGTGGCGATAAAGCCGTTCGCGAGGGTGTTTCCAAGGAAGAGGCTGCCGAGATCAAGAAAACACTCGAGGAAGCTGGCGCTGAAGTCGAGGTTAAGTAACGCCGAACGGCCTATTTTTCTCAAGAGTCGCTTGTACGCCACCGGTGTGTTTTACGCCGGTGGTGCGTTTTTTTCGAAAGTCCGTGGTCGGGAGGTGTAAATGTTTGACAGAGAACGAGTTGTCAACAGGGTAGA from Alkalispirochaeta americana harbors:
- the mtaB gene encoding tRNA (N(6)-L-threonylcarbamoyladenosine(37)-C(2))-methylthiotransferase MtaB → MKVAFETLGCKLNQYETDSIATTLSKRGWHPVAFQEDPRADAYVINTCTVTNKADRKSRNVLYRILRQAPPTAPVILTGCFVESSPDFSPGSDRVYLVDNSRKSSIPHLLEAHLAGEILDPRELAQDIFGFATPEQLFHTRTNIKIQDGCDNFCSFCIIPFVRGPGASRPARAVLEEARQALDGGARELVLTGVNMSRYRCPREEMPFPALVRDLLELPGSFRLRISSLEPDQLTPDFLELFAHPRMTPHLHLCLQSGSDRILRAMNRTYTSETYRRMIEGLRRETPLFNVTTDIIVGFPGETEKDFEESLLAIRDIRFGHVHTFPFSVRRGTGAAGLAGPISAAEKRRRSEAVLATAAEAKRTYRSSLVGGGEIVLVEKVTPSGSPGDGPGSGDIRAEGLGARYVPVRFSGESSRISPEPNRFYRVALEGIEAAGDDPVLTASLLDCYSP
- the miaB gene encoding tRNA (N6-isopentenyl adenosine(37)-C2)-methylthiotransferase MiaB, whose translation is MYYYLLPLGCQMNLSDAERIRTVLEEAGYTSCQKEEEADLIGLVACSVRQKAIDKVYSKIHKWNQWKEHRPLITFASGCILPEDHRKLLGRFDLIFSIQDLPQLPQMLRQYGVTTALNGTFPALRDEPPPPSETGLDSYWKVPPTYSSSFEAYVPIQNGCDKFCTFCAVPYTRGREVSRPSGEILREIETLLDRGYRTITLLGQNVNSYGLDRHSREITFPELLDRIGALTRGHPLWVYFTSPHPRDMKEDVLEKIAAYPTLAKQIHLPLQSGDDTVLTRMNRNYQLRDYRSVTDSIGRILPGATLFTDIIVGFTGETEEQFLNTCAAMEEFRFNMAYIAQYSPRPGAVSSRWADDVPQEIKKERLHRLTRILEETSGAFTRSLPGTTQRVLVDGFDRKPGFLSGKTEGRIPVRMTDPGNIEPGSFVTVRITDARPLSVAGEILPSSGIAPGTSEQALAIPQGDILL
- the secE gene encoding preprotein translocase subunit SecE translates to MKKLVEFIRNSYAELKKVTWPSQEEVASSTRVVLVSVLIFAVILGALDYFFLAGIDFLF
- the nusG gene encoding transcription termination/antitermination protein NusG produces the protein MAKNWYVLHTYSGYENKIERSIRMLMEEGKLGDAVIDIKVPAEDVEERTKDGKRRVTSKKFLPGYVLLEMDFPEVGWNSVLAQIKRINGVTGFVGSAPGAKPRPISQEEARVILQKTGEIKGDSVHRQKDSFVQGETVRITEGPFNTFTGVVEEANNEKSKLRVTVGIFGRSTPVELDFSQVEKI
- the rplK gene encoding 50S ribosomal protein L11, which codes for MAKKKVVAQIKLQVPAGKATPAPPVGPALGPHGVSAPQFVQQFNDVTKNYEPGLTIPVIISVFSDRSFTFVTKTPPAAVLIKKALGLAKGSGEPNKAKVGTITRAQLEEIANTKMADLNANDLDSAVKIIAGTARSMGVEVEA
- the rplA gene encoding 50S ribosomal protein L1, translated to MKRGKKYREALAKIDRTRNYPLSEAVALVKETAFAKFDETIELSMNLNLKKSQTVRDTLVLPNQFTGDKKILVFAKGDKAEEARAAGAAFVGDDDLIEKIKGGWLDFDVAVATPDMMKDVGRLGPVLGRRGLMPNPKTQTVTMDITGALAELQKGRVEFRSDKTGVVHIAVGKASMEPSAVEENVRVIVSEVEKRRPPEAKGVFVKTVAISSTMGPGVRVSMGD
- the rplJ gene encoding 50S ribosomal protein L10, whose translation is MKQGYETRVNENKVNAVDALKELFSGASDYIFTDYRGLTVSQISELRTKLRENGADFRVVKNRFARIAFQQMEKPDVADYLSGPTAVALAPDDSAPVVKAMVDFSKGAPLQLKGALVAGQVYNAEQAVAFSKLPSRDELIAQLMSVMQAPVQNFVYAVNGVPTKLVRTLQAVADQKAEG
- the rplL gene encoding 50S ribosomal protein L7/L12; amino-acid sequence: MAATKEEILEAIAGMTVLEVSELVKMMEEKFGVTAAAPVAVAAAGAGAPAEEAVEEQTEFDVILKGVKDGTKIQVIKAVRTVVTGLGLKEAKELVEGGDKAVREGVSKEEAAEIKKTLEEAGAEVEVK